CTTACCCTCAATGGCCTTAGCTTCCTTAGCATAGGTACCCGAACAACCAGCCGGACCACTCATACATCTGGGACAAACAGTGATGTAAGCTACCGAATTCCTTTTGCTTTGCTGCAAGTGGCAACAAAACACTTCGACGAGCAGATGGTTGTCGGAGTTGGGGGGTTTGGGAAGGTATACAAAGCAGTTCTGCAGGACAGCACCAAAGTCGCAGTCAAGCGGGGCAACCAGAAGTCCCACCAAGGGCTCAAAGAATTCCGGACAGAGATCGAGCTGCTGTCGGGGCTGCGACACCGTCACCTCGTGTCGCTCATCGGATATTGCGATGACCAGAACGAGATGATCTTGGTGTATGAGTACATGGAGAAAGGCACGCTGAAGAGTCACCTGTATGGCAGTGACATGCCTCCCCTCAGCTGGAAGAAAAGAGTGGAAATCTGCATAGGGGCTGCAAGGGGGCTCCACTACCTGCACACAGGTTTTGCAAAGTCGATCATCCATCGTGATGTCAAGTCGGCAAACATTCTCCTCGACGAAAATCTCATGGCCAAGGTTTCTGATTTCGGTCTCTCGAAGACGGGACCTGAGTTGGATCAGACACATGTTAGCACTGCGGTGAAAGGGAGCTTCGGGTATCTTGACCCTGAGTACTACCGGAGGCAGAAGCTGACCGACAAGTCGGATGTGTACTCATTCGGCGTGGTCTTGCTGGAGGTGATCTGTGCGAGGCCAGTCATCGATCCGACGCTTCCAAGAGACATGATCAACCTTGCAGAATGGGCAATCAAGTGGCAGAAGAGGGGAGAGCTTGGTCAGATCGTCGATCAACGGATCGCTGGGACAATCAGGCCAGAGTCATTGAGGAAGTACGGTGAGACGGTCGAGAAGTGTCTTGTGGATTACGGCGTTGACCGCCCTACAATGGGTGATGTCCTGTGGAATCTGGAGTTTGTGCTCCAGCTGCAGGAGGCCGGCCCGGACATCTCCAATGTCGACAGCATGAATCAGATCTCTGAACTTCCTTCAGACGCCAGAAGGATGGGCTCTTTGGAGATCGGTACCGCAGACGAAGCAGACGAAGGCCGCACGCACATGGATTACTCTCAGATGTCGACCAACGATGCCTTCTCGCAGCTGATGAACACTGAAGGGAGGTGAACTGGACTGCATTGTTTCTGTGTCACTAAGGAAGTTGGTAAAAACATGTTGACCTGGAGAAAAGAGATGTCTGTTGCTTGTCCATACCATGTACTGTTGTTGCTGACAAGCCCTTAATTGCATTCATGTTCTGATATATGTTTTGTTCTTTGAATTATATAAAGGATGATCTGTTAGATGTTTGTCAGCATATTCAAGAAGTGTTAACTACCTATTTGGAACACATGAACTTAAATATTCAGCCAAAAACAATTCCTTACAAAATTGACAGAAAATTTGTACAGGAACACTTTGCAGACCATAAGCAGCTTGCTGATCCTGATTCATTTTTTTTCACGATGCCTAAAAGGTACTCCCTCTtagagaaatataagagtgtttatagATCACCAAGCCCGCGTTCAGGAATTCACCAGCTCCGCAGATTTGCGGAGCGGCGGTTTGCTCGCTCCTAGATTTTGTACTAGAGCTCCGTCCACTCCCGGCTGCTCCCGGAGCAGAGTATTCCCAAACAGGGCCTAAAGTAGTGATGTAAACGCTCTTACATTTCCCTACGGAGGGAGTAGAACAGTAGTTTACGATTAAGGGGCAACAATTATTTAGCTAGTGACGTCTGGGAAACACTTATCATGCTAGCCAAGTCTACATAACATTGTTGCAACCGCAAAAAACTTTTTCAGATTCAGACAAGGCGGCATAACACATGTCAACATTTGTCAAACATGAAAAATTCATGACTCAGACAGGTTTGACAGGTTTAGACGAGGAGGCATAACGCGAACCGACGTTCGACAAACATACTAACATAGTCTACAAACATAAGAGTTCGGCCCAAGAGACGATGCAACAGGATTAATTCAAGTTGAGGGTGGTGTGCAGCGTTCACCATCACTCCCAGGGGCGGCTATCGCGGGCAGGACTCAGGCTGTTGCCTCTCACACCGTTATGTGAACCATTGACTTCAGCTTGCTCCCTTGGTGGGTGGCTCTTGCCATTTGGTGCTGGGCTGCGGTTCAAACCGGAAGGTGAAGCACTCCTCCTAGGGCTGTAACTAGAGCTTCTTGGTCGCCTTTCCTCGTGGCCAACAGCACGATCATCCCTCCTTGGATAAGGCGATCGGCTGTTAATAAGAAAATCACAACATTGATGATTAATGATACTGCTAGGAAAGCAACTCAGCAGAGAAGAATGTAAAACACCAGGCTCATGTTATACAAAGTTGCCGAGAGTGCCTCTTTGAACTATGCCACCACAATATTCACATAATTTCCATACATATCAGTAGCATCCATCAAATTATGCCACTCACATATCAGTAGCATCCATCAAATTATGGCACCCACTTATCACCAGATACCCGCTCTCTAcagactcaacaatattcatttaatttCCATACATATCTTCAGCATCCATCAAAATATGGCACAAActtatcaccagatacctgctctcTACAGACTCACTAATCACATATCAACATATAGCAGTGGCAGGCATGAATAGATATATATATGACTATCAAAGGTAAGAGATTACTACTACATGGCTGAAAGGTAAACCCATTGCATTTGACCAAATCTATAGTAGGGTAACTCTCATAATAGTATGTTTATTTATTTACAAGATCCAATCATAATGCTAACAAGATATACTAGTATACCCAGACATATTAGTCCTTGGCATAACCACACATAGTTAAGCACTGGAGATTGCACAAACATCAGTCATAATGGCAAAAAAATTGGTTCATACCTGTAACTCCTGCTTAGGCTCCTTTCGCGATGAGGTGGTGGGGAGCGTGAGTAGCTTCTTCCCCGCCTGTATTTGCAAAAGCTAAAAATCAAATGTGCACTAATAAAAGGTAACATCACAAGGAAGCTCATTAAAGGGTGCAAGGAAATACTTGAGATTCTTAGGACTGTTTTGGCAGTTTTTTTCTATATGGCCCTTTTCTCCACAGCGATAGCACTTATTTTTCCAGTCGCCAGCATTGCAGTCACGAGCCCAGTGCCCATCAATCCCACAGTTAAAGCAGCGGCCAGAACCAGGAGGGGGTCCTCTGCCCAAGTACTCGCGGGAACCTCCTGGGCCACGCGGGATCTAGAAAAGCAACACAGACTTATCAACTGAAGTCGAGGACAGCAACATTAAGAATACAGCAACAGTACAACAAGTAATCAAACATCATTATCCTCCGCAATTAGAAAATCGGAGTCATGTAGCTGCAAAAATGCATATCTATACCTAGACCTATTTTTTATTACTAATAAAGGGAATATATATTCTTGGTCCGTCATGTGTATTTTGCAGAAAAATCCCTGATGTTTCGAAGTATCAACCCGCAGTCCATTAGTAATAAGTCGACAAAAAACGGTTCggcctttttttttctcacgcacaTGGGCCCACCCGCTTGGGCGgtcagcaaatccggcaaaaaagtTGCAGATACAAGAGAT
The sequence above is a segment of the Triticum dicoccoides isolate Atlit2015 ecotype Zavitan chromosome 1A, WEW_v2.0, whole genome shotgun sequence genome. Coding sequences within it:
- the LOC119271759 gene encoding serine/arginine-rich splicing factor RS2Z33-like; the protein is MPRYDDRYDRYDDRYDRYNDRYDRYDRYGGNTKLYVGHLSTHTRTKDVEYLFGRYGRIRCVELKYDYGFVEFSDPRDADDARYELDGQEIDGSRIIVEFARGIPRGPGGSREYLGRGPPPGSGRCFNCGIDGHWARDCNAGDWKNKCYRCGEKGHIEKNCQNSPKNLKRGRSYSRSPPPHRERSLSRSYSRSPYPRRDDRAVGHEERRPRSSSYSPRRSASPSGLNRSPAPNGKSHPPREQAEVNGSHNGVRGNSLSPARDSRPWE